Part of the Halomarina litorea genome is shown below.
TGGTCCCCGTCCTGAACAAGGTGGACGACGGGGACCTGCTGGTGACCGCCCGCCGCATCGCCCACGGCATCCACGACCTGCTGGCAGAGGAGTTCCACGTCCCGCACGTCGCGCTCACCTCGCACGGCGAGGTCGTCAGGACCGTCTGAGAACCGTCAACGCCGTCGCAGACGCTCCTCCGCCGCACGGAGCTCCTCGCGGGTGTTGACGTTCTCGAAGGTGTCGAGCGACCCGCGTTCCCGGAGCCCCGCCTCCCCGACGACGACCCAGTCGAGGCGGTCGAGTGGAGCCAGAATCTTGTGTTCGCCCGCCGCGAGCGCCGCCTCGCAGGCGTCGGCCATCGCGTCGGCACGGTAGACGGCCTGCGTCGTCTGGTACCAGCCGTCGTCGAGTTTTGGCACCGCGGCGTCGTGACCGGCCGCTCGCTCGAAGAGGTACGAGACGACGCCGGGGTCGACGAACGGCATGTCGCAGGCGACGACGACGGCGTACTCGCTCTCGACGGCCCGCAGTCCCGTCCCGATACCGGCCATCGGCCCCTCGTCGGTGGCCTCGTCGACGGCGAACCGGACCGGGAGGGGGTAGCCGTCGAGGGCGTCCTCGATACGCCCGCGCTGGTCGGCCCGGCAGTTGACGACGAGCGAATCGACGACGCTCGCGAGGCGATCGGCGACGTGACGGACCATCGGTGTCCCTCCCAACGACGCGACGGCCTTGTCCGCCTCGCCGAACCGTGTCGAGCGACCGCCGGCGACGATGACGCCCGTGGGCATGGCCGAGGGTTCGCCGCCCGACGGGAAAACCGCCCCGGCGACTACTTAGGTGTGTGACACGAACCCGCGGGCATGACCGACACGCGCGAGGCGGGGGACGGCGGCGAGAAGGGGGGAGTCGCCGACGAGCGAATCCCCATTACCCTCGTGAGCGGCCCCCTCGGGGCGGGCAAGACGACGCTGGTGAACCACCTCCTGCGGAACGCGGGCGGTCGCCGTATCGCCGTCGTCCTCAACGACATGGGCGAGGTGAACGTCGACGCCGAACTGGTCGAACGCGAGTCGGAGGACGAGGGCATCGTCGACCTCTCGAACGGCTGTATCTGCTGTCGGCTCTCGGGCGACTTACTCGACTCGCTGGACCGACTGGCCCGCGAACGCGACTTCGACCACCTCGTCGTGGAGGCGTCGGGCATCAGCGAACCTCTCCCCATCGCCCGGACGCTCTCGGGGGGCGACGGGGAGGGGCCGGACCCGACCGGGCGCTACCGACTCGACACGCTGGTGACCGTCGTGGACTGCTACGGCTTCTGGAAGGAGTTCGACGCCGGTGCCGCCCTCCCGGCGGGCTACGACCCCGACCGGCCGCTGGCGGACGTCCTCGTGGAGGGCATCGAGTTCTGCGACGTCCTCCTGCTCAACAAGTGCGACCTCGTCCCCGACGACGCGATGGACGATATCGAGGGCGTCGTCCGCCGCCTCGGGCCACGGGCGGCGGTCCACCGGACGACGGAGTCGGCAATCGACCCCGAACGGGTGCTCGACACGGGCCGGTTCGACCTCGGGGCGGCCCAGCGAGAGCAGGGGTGGAAGCGCGAACTCGCCGGGCGTCACGACCCGGACGGGGACGGCGTGCACGCCGGCCACGACCACGCCGGGCGGTCTGCGGCCGAGGCCCACGGCGTCGAGTCGGTGGTGTACCAGCGCGACCGGCCGTTCAACCCGGTACGGTTCGCGGGATTCCTCGAGTCGTGGGACGGGTCGGTGGTTCGCGCGAAAGGCTTCTGCTGGCTGGCGAGTCGGCCCGAGGAGGTAATCGGCCTGAGTCAGGCCGGTCCCTCGCTCCGGGCGGGTCCCATCGGGGAGTGGGGTGGGGACGACCCGGCGACGCGACTGGTGTTCATCGGGCGGGAACTGGACGAGGAGACGCTGACCGCGGGGCTGGACGACTGTCTCGTCGACGAGGGCGAGGCGTGGGTGGGCGAGGACCCGTTCCCGATGGAGACGCTGTTGCGCTGAGCGCTGACCGACTCAGGCTAGCTGGTCGCGCAGGTCCTCGTAGGACTCGTGGAAGCCGTACGTCGACTCGGTCCTCCCGCGCATGGCGGTCTGGTACACCTCGTCGTACTCCAGCAGGCGCTCCCAGCCCATCCCCATATTGCAGTACAGGCACATGACGTGGGGTAGCCGGCGTCGAAGAATAACGGTTGTGTCGAGGGTCGACGCTAGGGTTCCAGCAGGACCTTCGTGACGCCCTCCTCGCGCTTGTCGAACTTCTCGTACATCTCGGGGGCCCGTTCGAGGTCCACGCGGTGTGAGACGACCCACGAGGGGTCGGCCCGGCCCTCGATGATGAGGTCGCGCAGTTCGCGGT
Proteins encoded:
- a CDS encoding CobW family GTP-binding protein; protein product: MTDTREAGDGGEKGGVADERIPITLVSGPLGAGKTTLVNHLLRNAGGRRIAVVLNDMGEVNVDAELVERESEDEGIVDLSNGCICCRLSGDLLDSLDRLARERDFDHLVVEASGISEPLPIARTLSGGDGEGPDPTGRYRLDTLVTVVDCYGFWKEFDAGAALPAGYDPDRPLADVLVEGIEFCDVLLLNKCDLVPDDAMDDIEGVVRRLGPRAAVHRTTESAIDPERVLDTGRFDLGAAQREQGWKRELAGRHDPDGDGVHAGHDHAGRSAAEAHGVESVVYQRDRPFNPVRFAGFLESWDGSVVRAKGFCWLASRPEEVIGLSQAGPSLRAGPIGEWGGDDPATRLVFIGRELDEETLTAGLDDCLVDEGEAWVGEDPFPMETLLR
- the mobA gene encoding molybdenum cofactor guanylyltransferase, coding for MPTGVIVAGGRSTRFGEADKAVASLGGTPMVRHVADRLASVVDSLVVNCRADQRGRIEDALDGYPLPVRFAVDEATDEGPMAGIGTGLRAVESEYAVVVACDMPFVDPGVVSYLFERAAGHDAAVPKLDDGWYQTTQAVYRADAMADACEAALAAGEHKILAPLDRLDWVVVGEAGLRERGSLDTFENVNTREELRAAEERLRRR